The Paenibacillus wynnii DNA window AACCCGGCCTTAAGGACGTGGTAGCACAGGATAAATTCCAATTCTTCCGTCATGGATACTTTAATGTAGACAGCAAATACTCTACGCCGGGTCATCCGGTATTCAATCTCATCGTTTCATTGAAGAGTTCCTTTCAGCCGCCTAAACAAGGGTAATGAGCCTTCTGGCGTTACTCAAACCTCAAGGTAAGGACAGGTGTATTCGATGAATGAACGGCAGCGAAAAGTGTTACTCCGTTGTCTAAAGCAGGAGACCGGCCCCTTGTCCGCCGGGGTTATAGCAGGAGAGCTGGAGGTCTCGGAGAAGACGATTCGTAATGATTTCAAGGTAATAGATCAATGGTTGTCCCGGAACGGCTTCGGACAGATTGTCCGCAAGCCGAACCAGGGCATCGTAGTTATGATGAGTGATGAGCAAAGAAGTGATATTGCGGAGATGCTGAACGATCCCGGCACGGGATTATCTGAAGCAGAGCGCCGTTTGTTGGAGGCGCTGAAACTGCTTATCCTCGATGCCCGAAAGGTAACGGTAGAGGAGCTCAGGGATCGGCTCTATACGAACAAAAATGTTATTTATGATGATATGGAAGCGTTGCAAAAACGGTTGGATGTCTTCGGCTTGAAGCTTGAAAACTCGCGTAAGGACGGTATTCAAATCCTTGGCGATGAAGAGAAGCTGCGGGACTTTTTCCTGACAACCGTTATGGGCATGCATTCCAACTGGATACCCGGACCCATTCTTAAAGAGCTGTTCCCGCATACGGATGCGGATAAAGCAAGGCATATCGTGAGACTGGCCGAACATAAGTTAGGTGTGGAATTCTCCGGTGAAGCTTTTCACTACTTGACCTATGCGCTGCTGCTGGGGACGTCTCGCGTTAAACTTAAGTATATTCTTGGAGTAAAGCTTGCAGTACCGAGTTCTAAGTACCGTGATGCTGCAGAGGAAATGGCTAAAGAAATCGAACGATCCTTCGTGCTTCGGCTTCCCGAAGCAGAGAAGGATTATTTGGCCTGGCTTGTTGGCGGGGCTAAGCGCCATGTCAGCTTCTCTCGGTTAGGGAGCACGGACATTTCGGAGGATGCTTCCCGTATGGGGCAACAGTTAATTGCCCTTGTATCCCGCCGGACCGGCCTGCCCTTTGATAACGATATAGAATTGGAGCGCGGCCTTACCTTTCATTTCGAGGCTTGTCTAAGTCGATTAGCCGGGGGGATATCTTATCCGAATCCTTTGCTTAAGGATATTAAGCGAAGTTATTATTATATTTTTGATACGGTGGCGGAGGTTGTGCATGGAGATAGTGTTCTTGCGGCCTATCTGTTCACCGATGATGAAATTTCTTACACAGCTCTCCATTTTCAGGCTGCTTTTGAGCGGCTGTCCAGACATGACGGCGCAGGAAACCGTGTCCTAATTGTATGCTCTATGGGTGTCGGGATCAGTATGCTCCTAAAGACAAAGATCTCACGCAAGTTCGTCTCCCTTACCGTTGTAGACGTGATCAGCGAGGAAAACTTACGGAGTGCCCATCAGGAAACACTGAAAGATATTGATTTTCTAATAAGCGTTATTCCTCTTAAAGGAGCGCCGTTGCCTGTAATAGTGGTATCCCCCTTATTCTCTTCAGGTGATGAGGAAAGGGTGGACAGCTTTATCGAACGCCATATGCGCAGACGATCCTATCCTTTGTTAGCCAGTCTGCTGAATCCGGAACGGGTGATTCTCGATCTACCCATTGACCATCCGTTTGAGGCCATGATTGATCTTTGCAAGCTGCTTGAGACGGAGGGAAGCGTGAGCAGTGACTACGCCGACACGGTTATGATCCGGGAAAAGCGATCGCCCACAACGGTAGGCGGCGGTCTGCTCCTGCCGCACGGGGAGTTATCACACATTAACCGTTCCTCTGCCGCATTAGCCCGTCTGAAGACTCCTGTCCAATGGGGAGACAGCTCCATTGAATGGATATTGCTTCTGGCTTATATTCCTTCGTCCAGAGATGAGCATCAGGCATTGTTTCGTGAGATTGCTGATATTATTGAGGACAATAATCTGCTTAACCGCCTGAAACTTGCTACTCCAGAAGAGATCGTACCGTTGCTGGCTGGAGAGGTCAGGGAGTAGCAGTTGTCTTTTTACCGGAAGTTGCGGAACTATTTCTGCCTCAAAGTGGCTTCCTTGCAGTTATGATATCTACATAACCCGTTCATGCTAAGTAATGAAGGAATGTAGATAAGATACACAAGGAGGAGAAAGCAATGAAGTTATTGGGAGTAACAGCGTGTCCTACCGGCATAGCCCATACGTATATCGCTGCTGAGAAGTTAAGCAAGGCCGCCAAGGAACTTGGCGTTGAAATGAAGGTGGAGACACAGGGCTCCGTAGGTACGGAGAATGAGCTTACGGCTCAGGAAATCGCTGAAGCAGACGGCATTATTATCGCTGCGGATAAGGGTGTAGATTTATCCCGATTTGCCGGCAAGCCTGTTTACGAATGCGGAACTAAGGATGCGGTCAAAGACCCTAAACGACTAATACAGCTATTTGTGGATGGAAAGATTGCTGTACCGGTAGGAAACAAGAAATTAAAATCGGTGGATGAAGCTAAGGCTGAAATTCGCGGGAAGCAAAATCCAATCTATCGTCACTTGATGAACGGTGTTTCCTACATGATTCCGTTTGTGGTGGTTGGCGGCTTGCTGATTGCCTTGGCATTAGCCCTTGGCGGTGAGCCGACTGCTAACGGACTGGCTATTCCAGAGGGTTCCTTCTGGACGAAAATCAGTGCCATCGGCGGAGCGGCCTTTACATTCATGGTACCGATTCTCGCCGGATTTATTGCTTACAGTATTGCGGACCGACCAGGTCTGGCACCAGGTATGGTCGCGGGTTTCATTGCTGCGAACGGCAGCTTTTATGACAGCAGCGCGGGCGCAGGTTTTATCGGGGGGATCGTTGCAGGTTTTATCGCAGGGTATCTGGCCCTTTGGATCAAGAAGTGGAAAGTACACCGTATGATTCAGCCTATTATGCCGATCCTCGTAATTCCGATTATTGCATCCGTTGTTACAGGCGCTGTATTCATATTCGTTATTGGTAAGCCTATAGCGTCCCTGATGACTGGATTGACAGACTTCTTGAACGGGATGCAGGGAAGCAGCTCTATCCTGCTTGCTCTAATACTAGGAGCCATGATTGCCTTTGATATGGGCGGACCTGTGAA harbors:
- a CDS encoding BglG family transcription antiterminator codes for the protein MNERQRKVLLRCLKQETGPLSAGVIAGELEVSEKTIRNDFKVIDQWLSRNGFGQIVRKPNQGIVVMMSDEQRSDIAEMLNDPGTGLSEAERRLLEALKLLILDARKVTVEELRDRLYTNKNVIYDDMEALQKRLDVFGLKLENSRKDGIQILGDEEKLRDFFLTTVMGMHSNWIPGPILKELFPHTDADKARHIVRLAEHKLGVEFSGEAFHYLTYALLLGTSRVKLKYILGVKLAVPSSKYRDAAEEMAKEIERSFVLRLPEAEKDYLAWLVGGAKRHVSFSRLGSTDISEDASRMGQQLIALVSRRTGLPFDNDIELERGLTFHFEACLSRLAGGISYPNPLLKDIKRSYYYIFDTVAEVVHGDSVLAAYLFTDDEISYTALHFQAAFERLSRHDGAGNRVLIVCSMGVGISMLLKTKISRKFVSLTVVDVISEENLRSAHQETLKDIDFLISVIPLKGAPLPVIVVSPLFSSGDEERVDSFIERHMRRRSYPLLASLLNPERVILDLPIDHPFEAMIDLCKLLETEGSVSSDYADTVMIREKRSPTTVGGGLLLPHGELSHINRSSAALARLKTPVQWGDSSIEWILLLAYIPSSRDEHQALFREIADIIEDNNLLNRLKLATPEEIVPLLAGEVRE